TGCGCTGGATGTGCAGAGCCGCCGGCTGCTGCACCAGGGCCAGGAAGTAACGCTGTCGGTAAAGGAATTTGATTTGCTGAGCTACCTGGTGCTGCACAAAAACCGCGTGCTCACGCGCCTGCAGCTCACGGAACACATCTGGGGCAACCTACCCGAGGATGGCTACGAATCCAACTACATTGATGCGCACATCAAAAATCTGCGCAAAAAGCTGGCGCGCTACTCGGAGCTGCCCTGGCTGGAAACCGTGCGGGGCCTGGGCTACCGCTTTTCGCTGTAGCCTACCATGAAGCTGCGCTCCAAATTCTCGCTGTTTAATGCCCTGTCCCGGGTGCTGATTGTGCTGTTGCTCGTGGGCGTGCTGCCCCCGGTAATGAGCCGGCTGGCTTTGCTTACTACGGATGACCGGCTGGCCCAGAAAAAGGAAAAAGTGCTCAAAATCATTCAACGTAACGGTATTTCTGCGTTCCTGAATGAGAGTAGCCCCGAAACCTACGGCAGCTATAACCTGCTGAAAGAAGAGTTTATCTCCCTGGAGCAGATTCAGCCCGGCCCGCGCATCAACACCATCGAGAATTCGCGGCGGGCTGTGGAAGACGAAATTGTGGACTACCGGGTACTGAGCTATTCCTTTCCACTGGGCGGCAAGAATTATCTGCTCGAAATTGGCCGCAGCGTGGGCAGCATTGGCGAAACGGAGGCCAACTTCCGCCGCTATGCCCTTTACCTGCTGGTGGTGGTAGGCCTGCTCACCACCCTGGCCGACCTGGCTTTTTTCCGCTACCTGCTGGAGCCGCTGGGCACTATTATTCATCGGCGGCTGAAGAACGTGCACAACCCGGCCTCCTTTAACCTGGAGCCCGTGCCCACCACCACCGACGACTTCCGCTACCTGGATGAAAGCATTCGGGAGATGATGGTCACCATTCGGGAGTCGTTTGTGAAGGAGCGCCGCTTTATTGCCGATGCTTCCCACGAGTTGCTCACGCCGCTGGCGGTGCTGCAATACCGCTTCGATAATATGCTGGCCGACGAAAGCCTGTCGGATGAAAACCTATTGAAAATAGTGGAGTCGCAACGCACGGTGCACCGGCTGCGCTCCATTATCAAGTCGTTGCTGCTGATTTCCAAAATTGAGAACGAGCAGTTTGAACGCGAAGACACCGTATCAATAGCCGCGCTGGTGACCGAGGTAAGCGAGGAAATTCAGGACCGCCTGGCCCTGCACGAACTGCG
The Hymenobacter sp. DG25B genome window above contains:
- a CDS encoding sensor histidine kinase — protein: MKLRSKFSLFNALSRVLIVLLLVGVLPPVMSRLALLTTDDRLAQKKEKVLKIIQRNGISAFLNESSPETYGSYNLLKEEFISLEQIQPGPRINTIENSRRAVEDEIVDYRVLSYSFPLGGKNYLLEIGRSVGSIGETEANFRRYALYLLVVVGLLTTLADLAFFRYLLEPLGTIIHRRLKNVHNPASFNLEPVPTTTDDFRYLDESIREMMVTIRESFVKERRFIADASHELLTPLAVLQYRFDNMLADESLSDENLLKIVESQRTVHRLRSIIKSLLLISKIENEQFEREDTVSIAALVTEVSEEIQDRLALHELRLHQQLTGDFTLVGVNRGLLFTMLFNLVNNAVKYNRPQGEIFLVGRLAGEGYSLEIRDTGLGIARDFLPQLFARFHKANSADVESYGLGLSLVKTIADLHRIQIEVNSIEGLGSSFTLRFPPPAAPFR